A genomic stretch from Enterobacter oligotrophicus includes:
- a CDS encoding fimbrial protein — translation MNFKGRLTGSICTTVMLLLVQGYAWGECHFGENGEGGTSTIVNTLASSPVYFHAVPTGQFPSEGVEIGGPYEAALSPALWSDCDAGTDGEQMSNITYDAIGGVDGAMWPTNIPGIYYAVRIYSDKNVGSYFQYSNGQWTNLPLNASQPDHSWKAQIKLIQTSEFIGNTSYATVITPKESKKIGGMSVGGHTSTDNQPWWFNVTTSTFSLPIAAATCQATVVNGGTNNVDFGEMMFSSIREGFYPHQDFNLQLKGCNNVTAIKYKVSSNNTSYTSGIGDMMINTLTSDAAAGIGVTIEQEFEANPSGHGEPFINDPSYIYVGLQYQVGANSSIDLPFMAHLRRDNNIPLKAGNFKAIATFTIDYF, via the coding sequence ATGAATTTTAAAGGACGTTTAACGGGCTCCATATGTACAACTGTCATGTTGCTGCTTGTGCAGGGCTACGCATGGGGAGAATGCCATTTTGGGGAGAATGGTGAAGGTGGGACATCCACTATCGTCAATACACTTGCCAGCTCGCCCGTTTATTTTCATGCCGTTCCTACGGGCCAGTTTCCAAGCGAGGGGGTTGAAATAGGAGGCCCTTATGAGGCAGCCCTTTCTCCTGCATTGTGGTCTGACTGTGATGCTGGTACTGATGGGGAGCAGATGTCCAACATCACTTATGATGCAATTGGTGGTGTAGACGGCGCGATGTGGCCAACAAATATTCCGGGTATTTATTACGCAGTAAGAATTTATAGTGATAAGAATGTTGGCTCTTATTTTCAATATAGTAATGGACAATGGACAAACTTACCATTAAACGCCAGTCAACCAGATCATAGCTGGAAAGCGCAGATTAAGCTCATTCAAACGAGCGAATTTATAGGTAACACCTCATACGCTACGGTGATTACACCGAAAGAATCTAAAAAAATAGGTGGTATGTCCGTTGGTGGTCATACAAGTACCGATAACCAACCCTGGTGGTTTAATGTAACAACGTCAACCTTCAGTTTGCCTATTGCCGCTGCAACTTGTCAGGCAACGGTCGTTAATGGGGGCACAAACAATGTCGATTTTGGCGAAATGATGTTTTCCTCCATACGAGAAGGATTTTATCCGCATCAAGACTTCAATCTCCAGTTAAAAGGTTGCAACAACGTCACAGCGATTAAATATAAAGTTAGCTCTAACAACACATCATATACTTCAGGCATCGGAGATATGATGATAAATACTTTAACGTCTGATGCTGCCGCTGGCATTGGTGTGACAATTGAGCAAGAATTTGAGGCAAACCCATCCGGTCATGGCGAGCCGTTTATTAACGATCCCTCTTATATCTATGTAGGTCTGCAATATCAGGTTGGAGCAAATTCAAGTATCGACCTCCCCTTTATGGCCCATTTGCGAAGAGACAATAATATCCCGCTCAAAGCAGGTAATTTTAAAGCCATCGCCACGTTTACGATTGATTATTTCTGA
- a CDS encoding fimbrial-like protein — protein MSKISNNNVLKRTVFFAGLISWYWSAPCLSVETGMDVTLNANIVENTCQISIPGDGKVHLPIVSKSWFYNGDGSSRLQPTDAAAGTEFSVKVESCSTGSTINKLNFSFQPQSQQWPVGSRQVFINETAVAEGGADNTGVVIFSKELNTNVLNSDGSSSVLLDAGATDWAKEYQFYARLQNTGPVASGKVTSRVVVNATYR, from the coding sequence ATGTCGAAAATATCAAACAATAATGTCCTGAAAAGAACAGTGTTCTTTGCCGGGCTTATAAGCTGGTATTGGTCTGCCCCATGCCTGTCCGTTGAGACAGGCATGGATGTTACGCTCAATGCCAATATCGTAGAAAATACCTGCCAGATATCTATTCCAGGCGACGGAAAAGTGCATCTACCGATTGTAAGCAAGAGCTGGTTTTATAATGGTGATGGTAGCTCACGCCTGCAACCCACGGATGCCGCGGCGGGTACGGAATTTTCCGTAAAAGTAGAAAGTTGTTCGACCGGCAGTACCATTAACAAGCTGAATTTCAGCTTTCAACCGCAGAGCCAGCAATGGCCTGTCGGCTCACGCCAGGTTTTTATTAATGAAACAGCGGTTGCTGAAGGCGGCGCTGATAATACTGGCGTAGTCATTTTTTCAAAGGAATTGAATACCAACGTTCTGAATAGCGATGGGAGTTCCAGTGTATTGCTTGATGCAGGAGCTACTGACTGGGCGAAGGAATATCAATTTTATGCTCGCCTGCAAAATACCGGCCCAGTTGCATCAGGGAAAGTGACCAGCCGGGTTGTTGTGAATGCGACATACCGCTAA
- the can gene encoding carbonate dehydratase translates to MNDIDTLISNNALWSKMLVEEDPGFFGKLAQAQNPRFLWIGCSDSRVPAERLTGLEPGELFVHRNVANLVIHTDLNCLSVVQYAVDVLEVEHIIICGHYGCGGVQAAVENTELGLIDNWLLHIRDIWFKHSSLLGEMPQERRLDTLCELNVMEQVYNLGHSTIMQSAWKRGQKVSIHGWAYGIHDGLLRNLEVTATNRETLEQRYRSGIANLKLKHVNHK, encoded by the coding sequence ATGAATGACATAGATACACTCATCAGCAACAATGCACTATGGTCAAAAATGCTGGTGGAAGAAGATCCCGGTTTTTTTGGGAAACTGGCACAAGCGCAGAATCCGCGCTTTCTATGGATTGGATGTTCCGACAGCCGCGTACCGGCAGAACGCCTGACCGGCCTCGAACCGGGTGAACTGTTTGTTCACCGTAACGTTGCCAACCTGGTCATTCATACGGATCTCAACTGCCTTTCTGTTGTTCAGTACGCCGTTGACGTGCTGGAAGTCGAGCACATCATCATTTGCGGTCACTACGGCTGCGGCGGCGTACAGGCGGCGGTCGAAAATACGGAACTGGGGTTAATCGATAACTGGCTGCTGCACATCCGCGATATCTGGTTCAAACATAGCTCACTGTTGGGCGAAATGCCGCAGGAACGTCGTCTCGACACGCTGTGTGAGCTGAACGTGATGGAGCAGGTCTATAACCTGGGACACTCCACGATTATGCAATCCGCGTGGAAACGCGGGCAGAAAGTGTCGATTCACGGCTGGGCATATGGCATTCATGATGGCCTGCTGCGCAACCTGGAAGTCACCGCCACCAACCGTGAAACGCTGGAGCAGCGTTACCGTTCGGGGATTGCCAACCTCAAGCTCAAGCATGTGAACCATAAATAA
- a CDS encoding ABC transporter permease, producing the protein MTHLYWVALKSIWAKEINRFMRIWVQTLVPPVITMTLYFIIFGNLIGSRIGEMHGFTYMQFIVPGLIMMAVITNAYANVASSFFSAKFQRNIEELLVAPVPTHVIIAGYVGGGVARGLCVGVLVTAISLFFVPFQVHSWLFVALTLLLTAVLFSLAGLLNAVFAKTFDDISLIPTFVLTPLTYLGGVFYSLTLLPPFWQALSHLNPIVYMISGFRFGFLGITDVPLFTTVAVLVVFIVAFYALCWYLIQRGRGLRS; encoded by the coding sequence ATGACGCATCTTTACTGGGTCGCGCTGAAAAGCATCTGGGCGAAAGAGATTAACCGCTTTATGCGCATCTGGGTGCAGACCCTGGTGCCGCCGGTCATCACCATGACGCTCTATTTCATCATTTTCGGTAACCTGATTGGTTCTCGTATTGGTGAGATGCACGGTTTTACCTATATGCAGTTTATCGTGCCGGGCCTGATCATGATGGCGGTGATCACCAACGCTTACGCTAACGTGGCGTCGTCATTCTTTAGCGCCAAGTTCCAGCGCAACATTGAAGAGCTGCTGGTGGCCCCGGTGCCGACGCACGTGATCATTGCGGGTTACGTGGGCGGCGGCGTGGCGCGAGGCTTGTGCGTGGGCGTCCTGGTGACGGCCATTTCACTGTTCTTTGTGCCGTTCCAGGTGCACTCGTGGTTGTTTGTCGCGCTGACGCTGTTGCTGACGGCGGTGCTGTTCTCGCTGGCGGGCCTGTTAAATGCCGTATTTGCCAAAACGTTTGACGATATCAGCCTGATCCCCACCTTTGTGCTGACGCCGTTAACCTACCTCGGTGGGGTGTTTTATTCCCTGACGCTGCTGCCGCCGTTCTGGCAGGCGCTGTCGCACCTGAACCCGATTGTATATATGATCAGCGGCTTCCGCTTTGGCTTCCTCGGCATTACCGATGTGCCGTTGTTTACCACGGTGGCGGTGCTGGTGGTGTTTATCGTCGCGTTTTATGCGCTGTGCTGGTATCTGATTCAGCGCGGGCGCGGGCTGCGCAGCTAA
- a CDS encoding PTS sugar transporter subunit IIA encodes MLGWVITCHDDEAQSILERLEMKFGPLAQCQAVNYWRGLSTNMLSRMMCDALHQTDSGDGVIFLTDKSGAAPYRSAALLSHKHENCEVISGINYALLEMMYPLRETLSSADFRNAIVDQQVHGVSSLWHQQQKNPPFVLLHDLYKN; translated from the coding sequence ATGCTGGGATGGGTAATCACCTGCCATGATGATGAGGCTCAGTCGATTCTCGAACGCCTGGAGATGAAATTTGGACCACTGGCGCAATGCCAGGCGGTTAACTACTGGCGTGGGCTGAGCACCAATATGCTAAGCCGCATGATGTGCGACGCACTGCACCAGACAGACAGCGGTGATGGCGTCATCTTTCTTACCGATAAATCTGGCGCGGCACCTTATCGTTCAGCGGCGTTGTTAAGCCATAAGCACGAAAACTGTGAGGTGATTTCCGGCATCAATTACGCGTTGCTGGAAATGATGTACCCGCTTCGTGAAACCTTAAGTAGCGCCGATTTCCGTAATGCTATCGTTGATCAGCAAGTTCATGGTGTCAGTAGCCTGTGGCATCAGCAGCAGAAAAATCCACCGTTTGTCCTGCTTCATGATTTGTATAAGAATTAA
- a CDS encoding polysaccharide deacetylase family protein, producing the protein MFIRVIFLLLLLSGSASASLMSQQGLPAQYMQTTEDATIWAQVGNNVVNVGNVRAGQILAVVPAAADYYEFRFGFGTGFIDKGHLEKVQGKQRVEDSLGDLNKPLSNQNLITWKDTPVYNAPSSGSAPFGTLSSNLRYPILNKLKDRLNQTWYQIRIGNRLAWISSLDAQEDNGIPVLTYHHILRDEENTRFRHTSTTTSVRAFSNQMTWLRDQGYTTLTMSQLEGYVRNKMNLPAKSVVLTFDDGLKSVSRYAYPVLKEYGFHATAFIISSRIKGYSQKWDPKSLQFMSVKEIKGIQDVFDIQSHTHFLHRVDGNKHPILLSRSYHVILFDFERSRRALAQFNPHVLYLSYPFGGYDTKAVKAANDAGFHLAVTTVKGKVKPGDNPFLLKRLYILRTDSLETMSRLISNQPQG; encoded by the coding sequence ATGTTCATTCGCGTTATTTTCCTTCTGTTGTTGCTCTCCGGTAGTGCTTCTGCCAGCCTGATGAGTCAGCAAGGCCTCCCTGCTCAATATATGCAAACCACCGAAGATGCAACCATCTGGGCGCAGGTGGGCAATAATGTGGTTAACGTGGGCAATGTGCGGGCCGGGCAGATCCTTGCGGTTGTGCCTGCCGCGGCAGATTACTACGAATTTCGCTTCGGTTTCGGTACTGGCTTTATCGATAAAGGCCACCTTGAGAAGGTGCAGGGAAAACAGCGTGTAGAAGATAGTCTGGGCGATCTGAACAAACCGTTGAGCAATCAAAACCTGATTACCTGGAAAGACACGCCGGTCTATAACGCCCCCAGCAGCGGAAGTGCACCGTTTGGCACATTGAGTTCTAACCTCCGTTACCCGATTCTGAATAAACTCAAAGACCGACTGAACCAGACCTGGTATCAAATCCGTATTGGTAATCGACTTGCCTGGATAAGCAGCCTGGATGCGCAGGAAGATAACGGTATTCCGGTCCTGACCTATCACCATATTTTACGCGATGAAGAGAACACCCGTTTTCGCCATACCTCGACCACAACCAGCGTGCGCGCGTTCAGTAACCAGATGACCTGGCTGCGCGATCAGGGTTACACCACCCTGACGATGTCCCAGCTGGAAGGATACGTGCGTAACAAAATGAATTTACCGGCGAAGTCCGTGGTGCTGACCTTTGATGATGGGCTGAAATCGGTAAGCCGCTACGCGTATCCTGTGCTGAAAGAATACGGCTTTCACGCCACGGCCTTTATTATCTCTTCTCGGATCAAAGGGTATTCACAAAAATGGGACCCAAAATCGCTGCAGTTTATGAGCGTTAAGGAGATTAAGGGTATCCAGGATGTGTTCGATATTCAGTCTCACACTCACTTCCTGCATCGCGTTGACGGCAACAAACATCCCATTTTATTAAGCCGTAGTTACCACGTGATCCTGTTTGATTTTGAACGTTCCCGGCGGGCGCTGGCACAGTTTAACCCGCATGTGCTGTATCTCTCTTATCCGTTTGGCGGATACGATACTAAAGCGGTGAAAGCGGCAAATGATGCCGGTTTTCATCTTGCGGTGACAACGGTGAAAGGAAAGGTGAAGCCTGGCGATAATCCGTTCTTACTGAAACGCTTGTACATCTTAAGAACGGATTCGCTGGAGACGATGTCGCGGCTGATCAGTAATCAGCCGCAGGGGTGA
- the hpt gene encoding hypoxanthine phosphoribosyltransferase: MKHTVEVMIPEAEIKARIAELGRQITEHYKDSGSEMVLVGLLRGSFMFMADLCREVQVSHEVDFMTASSYGSGMSTTRDVKILKDLDEDIRGKDVLIVEDIIDSGNTLSKVREILSLREPKSLAICTLLDKPERREVQVPVEFVGFSIPDEFVVGYGIDYAQRYRHLPYVGKVVLLDE; the protein is encoded by the coding sequence ATGAAACATACTGTTGAAGTGATGATCCCGGAAGCCGAGATCAAAGCGCGTATCGCCGAACTGGGTCGTCAAATCACCGAACATTACAAGGACAGCGGCAGCGAAATGGTGCTGGTGGGTCTGTTGCGTGGCTCTTTCATGTTCATGGCCGACCTGTGCCGTGAAGTGCAGGTGTCACATGAGGTCGATTTTATGACCGCCTCCAGCTACGGCAGCGGCATGTCCACAACCCGTGATGTGAAAATCCTGAAAGATCTGGATGAAGATATTCGTGGCAAAGATGTGTTGATCGTCGAGGACATCATCGACTCCGGCAACACGCTCTCTAAAGTGCGCGAGATCCTGAGCCTCCGTGAACCTAAATCGCTGGCGATTTGTACGCTGCTGGATAAACCTGAGCGCCGTGAAGTGCAGGTTCCGGTGGAGTTTGTCGGTTTCTCAATTCCTGATGAATTCGTGGTTGGCTACGGCATTGACTACGCGCAGCGTTACCGTCATCTGCCGTATGTCGGGAAAGTTGTGTTGCTGGACGAATAA
- the cueO gene encoding multicopper oxidase CueO: MQRRDFLKYSVALGVASALPLWSRAVFAADRPALPIPELLTADASSRLQLVVQSGKTTFGEHTATTWGYNGNLLGPALQLRKGKTVTVDIHNTLAEESTLHWHGLEVPGGVDGGPQGVIKAGGKRSVTFTPDQREATCWFHPHQHGKTGHQVAMGLAGLVLIEDDESRLLRLPKQWGIDDVPVIVQDKKFSADGQIDYQLDVMSAAVGWFGDTLLTNGAIYPQHAAPKGWLRLRLLNGCNARSLNFAASDKRPLYVVASDGGLLPEPVKVNELPMLMGERFEVLVDISDGKAFDLVTLPVSQMGMAIAPFDKPHPVLRIQPLQIAASGTLPDTLTTLPALPAPGGLTERKLQLSMDPMLDMMGMQALMAKYGNQAMAGMHHGQMMGHMNMDHGKMGGMNHGGHGFDFHNANMINGKAFDMNTPMFAATKGQFERWVISGEGDMMLHPFHIHGTQFRIVSENGKAPDAHRAGWKDTVRVEGGVSEVLVKFDHEAPKEFAYMAHCHLLEHEDTGMMLGFTV, encoded by the coding sequence ATGCAACGTCGTGATTTTTTGAAATATTCCGTTGCGCTGGGTGTTGCCAGCGCGCTACCGCTGTGGAGCCGCGCGGTTTTTGCGGCTGACAGGCCAGCATTACCGATCCCTGAATTACTCACCGCAGATGCCAGTAGCCGTCTCCAGCTTGTCGTGCAATCCGGTAAAACGACCTTCGGTGAACATACCGCCACGACGTGGGGCTATAACGGTAATCTCCTCGGGCCGGCCCTCCAGCTACGCAAGGGGAAAACGGTGACGGTTGATATCCACAATACGCTGGCAGAAGAGAGCACGCTGCACTGGCATGGTCTGGAAGTGCCTGGTGGGGTGGATGGCGGCCCGCAGGGCGTTATTAAAGCCGGTGGTAAGCGCAGCGTAACCTTTACGCCTGACCAGCGCGAGGCGACCTGCTGGTTCCATCCGCATCAACATGGCAAGACGGGTCATCAGGTGGCGATGGGGCTGGCCGGGCTGGTGCTGATTGAAGATGACGAAAGTCGTCTGCTGCGCCTGCCGAAACAGTGGGGCATTGATGATGTCCCGGTGATTGTGCAGGATAAAAAATTCAGCGCAGACGGGCAGATTGACTACCAGCTGGATGTGATGAGCGCGGCGGTGGGCTGGTTTGGTGATACGCTGCTGACCAACGGTGCGATCTACCCGCAGCATGCCGCACCGAAAGGCTGGCTGCGTTTACGGCTGCTCAACGGCTGTAACGCCCGCTCGCTCAATTTTGCTGCCAGCGATAAGCGCCCGCTGTATGTGGTGGCGAGCGACGGTGGTCTGTTGCCGGAGCCGGTGAAGGTGAACGAGCTGCCGATGCTGATGGGAGAACGCTTTGAGGTGCTGGTGGATATCAGCGACGGCAAAGCGTTCGACCTGGTGACCCTGCCGGTCAGCCAGATGGGCATGGCCATCGCGCCTTTTGATAAGCCGCACCCGGTGCTGCGCATTCAGCCGTTGCAGATCGCTGCGTCCGGCACTCTGCCGGATACGTTAACCACGCTGCCTGCGCTCCCTGCGCCTGGTGGGTTAACAGAACGTAAGCTGCAGCTTTCGATGGACCCGATGCTTGATATGATGGGCATGCAGGCGCTGATGGCGAAGTACGGCAATCAGGCAATGGCAGGGATGCACCACGGGCAGATGATGGGCCATATGAACATGGACCACGGCAAAATGGGCGGCATGAATCATGGTGGTCATGGCTTTGATTTCCATAACGCCAACATGATTAACGGCAAAGCCTTCGATATGAACACGCCGATGTTTGCCGCCACGAAAGGGCAGTTTGAACGCTGGGTGATCTCCGGCGAGGGCGACATGATGCTGCATCCGTTCCATATCCACGGCACGCAGTTCCGCATTGTCTCAGAGAACGGTAAAGCGCCGGACGCGCATCGCGCGGGATGGAAAGATACGGTGAGAGTGGAGGGCGGCGTCAGCGAAGTGCTGGTGAAGTTTGACCACGAGGCACCGAAAGAATTTGCCTATATGGCGCACTGCCATCTGCTGGAGCATGAGGATACGGGGATGATGCTGGGGTTCACCGTATAA
- a CDS encoding ABC transporter ATP-binding protein, protein MAIALELEQLKKTYPGGVQALRGIDLKVEAGDFYALLGPNGAGKSTTIGIISSLVNKSSGRVSVFGYDLQKDVVNAKRQLGLVPQEFNFNPFETVQQIVVNQAGYYGVERKEAVERSEKYLKQLDLWEKRNERARMLSGGMKRRLMIARALMHEPKLLILDEPTAGVDIELRRSMWGFLKDLNDKGTTIILTTHYLEEAEMLCRNIGIIQHGELVENTSMKNLLSKLKSETFILDLAAKSPLPKLEGYQYRLVDTSTLEVEVLREQGINSVFSQLSAQGIQVLSMRNKANRLEELFVSLVHDKQGDKA, encoded by the coding sequence ATGGCGATTGCACTTGAGCTTGAGCAGCTTAAAAAAACCTATCCGGGCGGCGTTCAGGCGCTGCGCGGGATAGATCTTAAGGTAGAGGCGGGAGATTTCTACGCGCTTCTGGGGCCGAATGGAGCAGGGAAATCTACCACTATCGGTATTATCAGTTCGCTGGTTAACAAGTCCTCTGGCCGGGTCAGCGTGTTTGGCTACGATCTGCAAAAAGATGTCGTGAACGCCAAACGCCAGCTGGGGCTGGTGCCGCAGGAGTTCAATTTCAACCCGTTTGAGACGGTGCAGCAGATCGTTGTCAACCAGGCGGGCTACTACGGCGTTGAGCGTAAAGAGGCGGTCGAACGCAGCGAGAAATACCTCAAACAGCTCGATCTGTGGGAAAAGCGTAACGAACGTGCGCGAATGCTCTCCGGTGGGATGAAACGCCGCCTGATGATTGCCCGTGCATTAATGCATGAGCCGAAGCTGCTGATCCTCGATGAGCCAACCGCGGGGGTGGATATCGAACTGCGTCGTTCCATGTGGGGCTTCCTGAAAGATCTCAACGACAAAGGCACCACCATTATCCTGACGACGCACTATCTCGAAGAAGCTGAGATGCTGTGCCGCAATATCGGCATCATTCAGCACGGTGAGCTGGTTGAAAACACCTCGATGAAAAATCTGCTCTCCAAGCTGAAATCAGAAACGTTTATTCTCGACCTTGCCGCGAAAAGCCCGCTGCCGAAGCTGGAAGGGTATCAGTATCGCCTGGTTGATACGTCGACGCTGGAAGTGGAAGTGCTGCGTGAACAGGGTATTAACAGCGTGTTTTCTCAACTGAGCGCTCAGGGGATTCAGGTATTAAGTATGCGTAATAAAGCGAACCGACTGGAAGAGCTGTTTGTCTCTCTGGTGCATGATAAACAAGGAGACAAGGCATGA
- a CDS encoding glucose/quinate/shikimate family membrane-bound PQQ-dependent dehydrogenase → MAETKTKQPRLLVTLTAAFAAFCALYLLIGGVWLVAIGGSWYYPIAGLVMVGVTILLLRRKQSALWLYAALLLATMIWGVWEVGFDFWALTPRSDILVFFGIWLILPFVWRRLIVPSSGAVAGLVVALLITGGILTWAGFNDPQEINGTLNAQSTPAAAISQVADGDWPAYGRNQEGQRYSPLKQINADNVKNLKEAWVFRTGDLKMPNDPGELTNEVTPIKVGNMLYLCTAHQRLFALDAATGKEKWHFDPQLNSNPSFQHVTCRGVSYHEARADNASPEVIADCPRRIMLPVNDGRLFAINAETGKLCETFANKGILNLQTNMPDTTPGLYEPTSPPIITDKTIVIAGSVTDNFSTRETSGVIRGFDVNTGKLLWAFDPGAKEPNAIPSDEHTFTFNSPNSWAPAAYDAKLDLVYLPMGVTTPDIWGGNRTPEQERYASAIVALNATTGKLAWSYQTVHHDLWDMDMPSQPTLADITVNGKTVPVIYAPAKTGNIFVLDRSNGKLVVPAPEKPVPQGAAKGDYVSKTQPFSDLSFRPKKDLSGADMWGATMFDQLVCRVMFHQLRYEGIFTPPSEQGTLVFPGNLGMFEWGGISVDPNRQVAIANPMALPFVSRLIPRGPGNPMEQPKDAKGSGTEAGIQPQYGVPYGVTLNPFLSPFGLPCKQPAWGYISGLDLKTNQIVWKKRIGTPQDSMPFPMPVPVPFNMGMPMLGGPISTAGNVLFIAATADNYLRAYNMTNGEKLWQGRLPAGGQATPMTYEVNGKQYVVISAGGHGSFGTKMGDYIVAYALPDEAK, encoded by the coding sequence ATGGCTGAAACAAAAACTAAGCAGCCGCGTCTTCTGGTGACATTAACAGCCGCGTTTGCCGCATTCTGCGCGCTGTATTTGTTAATCGGTGGCGTATGGCTGGTCGCGATTGGCGGCTCCTGGTACTACCCGATTGCGGGTCTGGTTATGGTTGGCGTAACCATCCTGCTGTTACGTAGAAAACAATCCGCACTGTGGCTGTATGCCGCACTCCTCCTTGCCACCATGATCTGGGGCGTCTGGGAAGTTGGTTTCGACTTCTGGGCACTGACGCCGCGCAGTGACATTCTGGTCTTCTTCGGAATCTGGCTGATCCTGCCGTTCGTCTGGCGTCGTCTGATTGTGCCTTCCAGCGGCGCTGTGGCGGGTCTGGTCGTTGCGCTGCTGATTACCGGCGGTATCCTGACCTGGGCCGGTTTTAACGACCCACAGGAAATTAACGGTACGCTGAACGCACAATCCACACCTGCTGCGGCTATCTCGCAGGTCGCGGATGGCGACTGGCCTGCCTACGGGCGTAACCAGGAAGGCCAACGCTACTCTCCACTGAAGCAGATCAACGCGGATAACGTTAAAAATCTGAAAGAAGCCTGGGTATTCCGTACCGGCGACCTGAAGATGCCAAACGATCCGGGCGAACTGACCAACGAAGTCACGCCGATTAAAGTGGGCAACATGCTTTACCTGTGTACAGCGCACCAGCGTCTGTTCGCACTTGACGCTGCGACAGGTAAAGAGAAATGGCACTTTGATCCACAGCTGAACTCCAACCCGTCGTTCCAGCACGTGACCTGCCGTGGCGTCTCTTACCACGAAGCGCGTGCCGACAATGCCAGCCCGGAAGTCATTGCTGACTGTCCGCGCCGCATTATGCTGCCGGTAAACGATGGCCGTCTGTTCGCGATTAACGCCGAAACGGGCAAGCTGTGCGAAACCTTCGCCAACAAAGGTATCCTGAACCTGCAGACCAACATGCCGGACACCACGCCGGGTCTGTATGAACCCACCTCACCGCCAATCATCACCGATAAAACCATCGTGATTGCCGGTTCGGTAACGGATAACTTCTCCACCCGTGAAACCTCAGGCGTTATCCGTGGCTTCGACGTGAACACCGGTAAACTGCTGTGGGCCTTCGATCCGGGCGCGAAAGAACCAAACGCGATCCCATCGGACGAACACACCTTTACCTTTAACTCGCCAAACTCCTGGGCTCCTGCTGCCTATGATGCGAAGCTGGACCTGGTCTACCTGCCGATGGGCGTCACCACGCCAGATATCTGGGGCGGTAACCGCACACCAGAGCAGGAGCGTTACGCGAGTGCTATCGTGGCGCTGAACGCGACCACCGGTAAACTGGCATGGAGCTACCAGACCGTTCACCACGATCTGTGGGATATGGATATGCCGTCCCAGCCGACGCTGGCGGACATTACCGTTAACGGTAAAACCGTACCGGTGATTTACGCTCCGGCGAAAACCGGCAACATCTTCGTGCTGGATCGCAGCAACGGTAAGCTGGTCGTGCCTGCGCCGGAAAAACCGGTTCCGCAGGGTGCAGCGAAAGGCGATTATGTCAGCAAAACGCAGCCCTTCTCTGACCTGAGCTTCCGTCCGAAGAAAGACCTCAGCGGTGCAGACATGTGGGGTGCCACCATGTTTGACCAGCTGGTCTGCCGCGTGATGTTCCATCAACTGCGCTACGAAGGCATCTTCACGCCGCCTTCCGAGCAGGGCACGCTGGTCTTCCCTGGTAACCTGGGGATGTTCGAGTGGGGCGGTATTTCCGTTGATCCGAACCGTCAGGTGGCGATTGCCAACCCAATGGCGCTGCCGTTCGTTTCACGTCTGATCCCGCGTGGTCCAGGCAACCCAATGGAACAACCGAAAGATGCTAAAGGCAGCGGTACTGAAGCGGGTATTCAGCCACAGTACGGCGTGCCGTATGGCGTGACGCTGAACCCGTTCCTCTCTCCGTTCGGTCTGCCATGTAAACAGCCTGCCTGGGGTTATATCTCCGGTCTGGATCTGAAAACCAACCAGATCGTCTGGAAAAAACGTATTGGTACGCCACAGGACAGCATGCCGTTCCCGATGCCGGTTCCGGTGCCGTTCAATATGGGGATGCCAATGCTGGGAGGCCCAATCTCTACCGCCGGTAACGTGCTGTTCATCGCGGCAACCGCAGATAACTACCTGCGCGCGTACAACATGACCAACGGTGAGAAACTGTGGCAAGGCCGTCTGCCAGCTGGTGGACAGGCAACGCCGATGACCTATGAAGTGAATGGCAAGCAGTACGTTGTCATCTCTGCGGGGGGTCACGGTTCGTTTGGCACGAAGATGGGCGATTATATTGTCGCGTATGCGCTGCCGGATGAAGCAAAATAA